The DNA segment aattacaggtgacaATGAGCCACTCACTGTGGGCGTTGAGAATGGAACTTGGCTATAAGCCAGGCGTAGCACATGCATTTaaccccagccctcgggaggcagaagcaagtggttctctgcgagttcgaggccagcctggtctacagagtgagttccaggacagccagggctttgtagagaggccctgtctcaacccccGCCCCCTCCCAAATAATAGTACCAATTCTTAGCCACAAAGCTATTTCTCCACTccaaatttgaatttttattatatttacctTGTGGAGCTGTGTGCACTTGACAGAgcgtgtatggaggtcagaggacaacttttggggatTGCTTCTCAGTTGTCAGggttagccactgagccattttactgCCCCCTCCCTTTGTGTCAAACCTCACAGTCTGTTCCCTTGCTGTCCCTCTCTAccactttttgtttgtctgtttgttgagacaaggtctctcagtaacatccctggcagtcctggaactcactctgtagtccaggctggccttgaactcacagagttctacctgcctctgcctcccaagtgctgggattaaaggcgtgtgctgccatgtcccaccttTGCTGCCATAAATcataatttcatattatttataataacaaaCTTataggagccaggcatggtggctcattgtctataatgccagtactcaggaagctgaggcaggagaattgctataagtgtaaggccaacctgagctatatagtgagttttaagccagcctgaactacattgtaagacctagtctcaaaaaatcaacaacaaggggctggagggatggctcagaggttaacagcactggctgctcttccagaggtcctgagttcaattcccagcaaccacatggtggctcacaaccacctgtaatgagatctggtgccctcttctggcctgcaggtgtacatgcaggcagaacactataataaataaataaataaataaataaataaataaataaataaataaataaataaataaataaataaatctttaaaaaaaagtcaacaacaaAGAATAAATTCATAGGAGCTAGGCATgtctcaatggtagagtgcttttcCTAGCATGTATAAGACCGTGGGTTTCAgccctagcaacacacacacacacacacacacacacacacacacacacacacacgtaagctAGTAAGCTTATAAataactgtgtatgtgtgtgtgtgcgcgtgtgcgtgcgtgcgtgtccagctgggcagtggtggcacacacctttaatctcagcacttgggaagcggaggcagatggatctctgtgagttcaaggccagcctgatctacagagtgagttctaggacagccagagctacacagagaaaccctgtctcaaccccccccccccaaaaaaaaagtcagttcattCCATTTTGGTCTACATTTTTCTTCAGGCACAGATTGAATTTTTTTAGGGTTATTTGTTCTTCATTTGTATGGTGCCGTGATTAAACCCAAACCCTCACTggtgctaagcaagtactctactatTGGGCTATGCTCTCAGCTCCTGATTTCTCTGGAATTAAAGACAGAATGGCGAAGATTCCGACAGTGGGCAAGTGGGCATCTGAgccttgtttggttggttggttggtttggattttcaagactgggtttttctctacagccctggctgttctgggactcaatttgtagatcaggctagcctcaaaccgagagagccagctgcctctgcttcccaagtgctgggattaaaggcgtgggcaaCTACACAGTTTGTTTCTGAAGCCCAAGGACCATTTAATTAGAATttgagaagaaacacacacatcctTAGAGTAGGCAAGCTGTAAATTTTGACAGCTGCTAAGAAAAGATAgagatctatctatctgtctgcctgtctgtctatctgtctagacagggtctcactctatggccctggctggccttgaacttgctatgtatcccaggttggctttgaatcataggagtcttcctgcttcagcctccttatTGCTGTGACTATGGCCCTACACCAGCATTCCCAACTTAGTATCTgatcctttaatttttaaaaactgtccttCTATTTTTCTTGTATTGTTCTTTTGCAGATGGGAAAAGAATAGCAGGAATCTCTTTCCTAAGCCTTCCTCTGGCATTGCTTAGAAAGTTAGAGATTGGATTTGCCTATTACATCCGAGCGACAGAGTCGATCTCTATGATCACACTTTGCACTTTAAAGACATCTGATAGTGACTGTCTGTGCCCCACTTGTGTGTAGACTTCTTTATCTGCAGAAAATATTACCTCTGTGGGTCTAAGCCTTGACCGAGCACCTCTTTCTCGGGTGGCACTGATAATACCCAGGGCACTGAACACCATATGCGCTGTCTTACATTGCTTATGGCCATGGCCAGCTAGCTGCTCTGCGGAGAGAAGATGTGAAGCTGAAGGAAATAGGGGAAATTCCAGAGCTGAAGGCAGTCTGTTGggtatttgtgagctggtgaAGAAGGGATAGCTTAGATATTCATGAAGTTCTCAGGCCTTCCACATCAAGAACTGATCCCCTTCCCCAGCAGGCATATACAAGGTAGTTCTGAGAGTAATTTAGCACCGATAAAAGGAATCTTTAACTTTCTATCATATTCAcagatattttctttagttttctgttttgttatataatgctctctatataattttttaaaagatttatttatcatgtatacagtgttctgcctgcacgtttacctgcaggccagaagagggcaccagatctcattacggatggttgtgagccaccatgtggttgctgggaattgaactcaggacctctagaagagcagtcagtgctcttaacctctgagccatctctccagccctctatataatttttttttagataaggtTTCAATATATAACCTAGACTGGCCCACAACTgaccattctcctgcctctgcctcctgagcatttTAAGTGTATACAACTCCACCcaactttgttttatttacatggcacatgtgtggaggatTTTGCCATCcacctttttgaggcagggtttctcttgtttctgttgctgtgttgaGTACTCTAGGTTCGCTGGCCCTCAATCTTCCAGGTGTTTCTCATGTCTCCACCTCCTATTGTGCTGTAGGAATGAATGTTCGGGGTTGCACAAACTCATCATTACATtcgactttattttcttttttgagacaggtctctctatgtggtagtcttggctgtcctggagttcgctatgtagaccaggctgacctcgaactcacagagataccccTGCTTTTTGCCTCCCTTAATGCTAGTTTTAAAGGTGCGGGCCACCTTGCCCAGTGCATTCTCATTTCGGGACTTGAACCTGAGTTGCCAGGATTGCATGGCTAGTTTATCCACTAACCATTCCCCTAATCCCGGTacgtcttttttgtttgtttgcttttgcttttttgagaccggtttctctgtgtagctttggagcctgtcctggaacttggccttgaactcacagaaatccgcctgcctctacctccagagtgctgggtttaaaggcgtgcgccaccaccacccggctgtctctgtctctctctcttcctctctctctctcttgttcttttgATTGTGTCGGTGTGTGTCTACATAGGGGATATGTGCATGTAAATCGTGACTGCAGGTacctgtgaaagccagaggcatgttattccctggagctggagttacagatggttgggagccgcacaccatggttgctgggaaccgaactgcCGGCGTTCCCCACAACCACTGAACAATGCCTTCAGCTCGCTTGTTCGTGCTTTGCCCGCCCGCACACCCTGAAGGTGCAGTTCCCAACCCTAAGCCCCGCCCCTTGTGTTAAGCTTCCTCCCAAAAAAGGGCGGAAGTCGCGGCGCTCGAAAGTGACGTTAGCCATTTCTCCGCCCTCCGCAGAGTGGGTTCCGCCTATTCCGATTCTCCGGTTTTGCCTAGGGCTTTTACCTTGGCACTTCTAAAAGGCCACCTACCACAGCCACGAAGAGCGTGCCCCAGGACGCTAACGATCACCTAAAGGAAGACATCCACGGAAGCGGAGGCCTGAGAATTAAGTTTCGTATAAACCCCGCGCGGGTTCCCACGGCCCCATGGGAGTGCAGGGGCGGGGCTAGGAAAGGCGCGACTCGTCACCTCCCAAGCTCCACCTCTGGCTGCGTCTTCTAATCGTGTTCTTCCGGTCGgaacctcctcttctcctttcctcctccgtCGTGCGGTGGGCTCCTGCCTTGGCTCTCACCATGGTAAGACTTTATCGGTCGCCATCCGCTCCTAGGCAGCTTTCCTGAATCCGGAGGCCGCCGTGGCTTTACGATCGTCTTACGGTCCATCGAGGGGCGGGTACATTTTCAGGTTTTGGACGGTTTTCTTTTTGTGGGAGTTAGGCCACTGCTCAGATCGCGGGCGCGGCATGAAATTAGTAAGCCCGTTTACCCCCACAAGGTCGGGCTGTTCATCGTGCAGTCTGGCGAGGGATGCAAAGTATTCTTGCCTCGCTTAGCCTTTAGCCGACGGTAATCTGCATGATTCTGGTAAAAAAGAGTCTTGAGGCCGCTCGTAGATCGCGCCACTCGTAGATCGCGACTGATTGAACCCTAGCGTTCCCCTGGCATGCACAAGAGTCAGAAGGGGAGCTTGCACAGTAATAGGTAACAGGATCTTTCTTGAGAGGCATCTGCCAACAGCACATCGATGATTGCCAAGTGATATATTGTTTTTTCGCTTCTAGGTACAAAGTATCTGAGTTTGTTAAGGGAAATCTCCACCTCCTACAGAGGTTTAGGGGGAGGAGTGCACATTGCCTTTTGTATGCAATGGTGTATGCCTACTGAGTGTCAAGGGCTGCATAAATCTAAATTACCCGGACAACGTCCCTATAAGTGGATATTATTATTTCACAAAGTACAGCACCTAGGGTCATTGGCTTAGATGGCCGGGATTGACCCAAAACTATCCTCGTGGCAGTAAGTCAGTGCCCCCTACCTTAGCTAATCCGTGTTTGTCATGTGGAGCACAGCAGGATAGACAGTAAATTAGCCTGTTTTTAGAGCATACAGGACAGGCTTAAACCCTGACACTGTAATCATCACTCTTGACTTGAGGTAAGTTGACTTGAAGCCATGAACTCTGACTCCAGAGGACTCCATGGTTCGGTGTTGGGGAAATTTTCCTGGGTGTATAGTTCGCAGACAGGATGTTAGAATGAGGGGATTTGTGATGGAATCAGATGAATAGGCTCTTGACTAAACTGGTTGCATCTCCTCGTAGTCTTCTCACAAGACTTTCAGAATCAAGCGATTCCTggccaagaaacaaaagcaaaatcgtCCTATTCCTCAGTGGATTCGGATGAAAACTGGTAACAAAATAAGGTAAGACCCCCCATTGTTCCGTTTCCATTTTACTTGCTTTTACCTACTTTCTGGCATGTAGATACACAGCTTGAAGAAAAGCACGTGcaggccagcctctgcttcccgtGCTGCAACTcctttttgttttgccttctgtgtgtatgggtgcacgTTGCAGAGGGCAGCTGCAGGAATCGCTTCTCTCCATTTACCAAGTGGGTCCTTGGAatccagctcaggtcatcaggctccgtggaagtgcctttacccacttgACCTGTCGAGAACTCCTGAAATCCCGCTCACAAACCTTTTATAAATGTTAGGTTGGTTTCTACACTCAGGCTAGGTTTTAGGGGCAGATGTTCCTCAGTTCCTTACTAATTCCCCTGTGAAAGCTTAAGGAGATTGACTATTCTGGCTGGAAACGGCTCTTTCCCACAGCCAGAGTTGAATTGGCAGCTTCAGAAAAGCTGGGCCTTTGAGAAGACTCTGTCCTTTTTCCTGCTAGGGATCTAACTCAGGGCCTCCCACAGGCAAGGGAGGTGCCTTGCTGAGTTCTATTTGAAGCCTTAGAGTCAGGAGAAATGGGCATAAGAAGTCTTGACAGTTTGCCTGGCAGCCTGTGGCAGTTCTGGTATGTTAATGTTTGTATTGCTTTAATTCACTTGTGTGTAGTCTGGAGGATggtttgtgggagttggttctttgaccACGTGGGCTCTAGCGACTAAACTCAATTCCTCCAGCTTGATAGCACTTTTACCTGAGCTATCTTGCCTGGTTATTggtttggtgggttttgtttgctcagacagggtctctgagtCCAGACTGCCTGGGCGCAAATTCGGGAgtgcttgtttggttttgtgtgtgagggggggtgttgtttgtttgtttgttttgttttttgttcttgagacagcatctcactatatggaccaggctggctttgaacttagatccatctgcctcccaagtgctggggtgtgGGTCTGCTAGGGCTAAAATTGAGGGTTTATGTTCTTAATTTAGCCACTTAAGATTGGAAATCAGCTACGCATTCTGGCCTTACACTGTAGTTAATTGTTGTCTTCTATTTGCTGGTATGGTAGGTGCTGCCCttttttaatatatgtacatgtattttgGGTTTTAATTGCAAATACATGAACCTCAGTTTCTTGGAGCTCTAGCTGATGAGAATAGGAACTGCTAGTTGATACTTGGATTAGCTGGCTATATATGTCTATATCCTAGAGCTGGGGGGGGTATTTTGTTTGGGGGACTATATACCCTAACCCACAGAGTTACCTATTTTATAGATGCTAGGGTTTGAGTGAGGGCCTGCTGCATACTCTGTTTATCAAGTTCCTCTGCACTGAACTGTAACCCCCAGCCCCTCTTCGAACTTTGAAAGCTGAAATAAAGCAGGTCGCAATTACAGTGCTTCATTTTGTGGGAGTACTGCCATTATCCTGCTGAAAGAAAAGCCATGTTGATCGTTTCTGATTTTGCCTTCCTGGGGGTAAAATCATGACACTTTGACACGGACAGCAAATTATTATGTACAACTTGAGCTGCTTTCTCCTACCTGAATATGAGTTCTAGAGGTGAATTCTGGTTACCAGGTTTGCACGGTACACGCCATCTTGTTAGCCATTGCAGGAGCTTTTGTGTGATCCGTGGTGGTTCAGACTGCACCTATCCCATCCAGGTCTGTGCATCAGAAGGGAGGGGATTGCACTTACCTCCCATACCACTTAACTTAGAGTTAAATTATCTGAACCCgcgccccagtgctggggattggacctGGAGTTCCCCCAAATGCTTggtttaaggcagggtctcaggtagcctgCCCTGCACTCAGCTGTCTAAGCACACAGGCCTTGAATTTTcaaccctcctacctcagcctccagagagcagCTAgggttggcaaaaaaaaaaaaatctgctttgaaTCCCCTTGGTTTGactttatagttttttttgtttCGCTCCTTTGAGACTGGTCtttctatatagtccaggctggaaTAAAAGGggcaccaccaccatgccctgcctttttttttttttttaaataagcggGTTGCCCCAGCCCATACATCCTGACATGGGTGACTAAACTCAGGGCCCTGCACATGTCTAACATGTATTTTGGagatggtcttgctatgtaggcctGGAACTTTGTCTAGTAAGTTCCTCTTTTATTCTGTTCCCTGAAAGGCTGTATATGGTAAGTGTGAGCAGCTACATTGTAGCCATACCACCTTGTGACCTGTGGCTTCATTCTATGCAGGTACAACTCCAAGAGAAGACACTGGAGGAGAACAAAGCTGGGTCTGTAAGGAGTCACGCAGTGGCAAGACAGTTTATACTGAATTGTGGGTCATCAAGCAATCCTACCACGTCAATGGAGTTCAACATTTTAACCTGAAGACTGGGTCGTGTTTTAAGTTGGGGGAGTAGTTTGTCCAGTAATAAAATGTAGAACCTTCCAAACTGCTGTTCCGGTTTATAACATACTGAATTTCCCTTTCCTCTACCAGACCTAACAAGCTTATGcttctgtggtgtatgtgaaGAATTGTTCTCCAGGAGCCGTATAGAGTGAGTGCTTGGTGTTCTTGCAGAAGCCCTGGATTTGAGTTCTAGCAAccacagctcacagctgtttaCTAAACCAACTTCAGGGGATCCCCTCTGGGTGCTGCACATATAATACAGCCATACATGGAGGCATTCAACCATGcgcacaaatctttttttttttttttttccgagacagggtttctctgtgtagctttgtgcctttcctggaactcgctttggagaccaggctggcctcgaactcacagagatcctcctgcctctgcctcccgagtgctgggattaaaggcgtggcacAAATCTTTCTTAACCTTGATTAAGATTGTGTATGTGTCCACGCATACAAGCCATAGTcttgtgtggcggtcagaggaccaCCCATCTCAATAGTCGTGTGTCGTCATCCCCCCCCCTCGTGCTGGTGATGGAGCTCAGGGTCTcaggtaggcaagcactcttcacAGCTGAACTCATCCCCAGCCTCTAGCAGAGGCTCCTAACCTGGGGTCAAGCCACCCCTCACAGGGGgcgcatacacacatacttaaattatgattcataacagcaaaatttgGAAGTAGcagcaaaagtaattttatggttggggatcacagagtcacagcattagggaggtggagGGCCTCTGTTCTATAggcaatttttttaaagcaattagaTTTGTGTGAATTTactataggcagttgtaagccacatTGTGGGTGCAGGGACTTGAAAGCAGGTCCTTTAAACTAGTACGACtcaactgctgacccatcttttCCAAATCCTGTAGGCTAATTTTGGTGCCTCATAGTAGGAGTCATAGAAACGGGTTGCAGTCTAACCCACAGCCTGCTATCCtcttagcccaggttggccttaatcCTCCCAGATGTTGGGATCATAGGTGTGAATCACCACACCTACAAGCCTTTTTTGTAGTCAGGGTCAACcagtgcttctgcctcctaagtgctgagcccAGGTTTCTGCATATTTTGAGTTTGAAAGCCATGGGAAGAACATTTGAAAATTCAAGCTTGTTTCCAAAAGAAATCTTTTGGATTTACATTTATTTGAAGTGTGTAATGTATGGGGGTCCAAACAACTAAGTGAAGTTTTCTGCCCTGTGGATACCAGGGATCCAACTTAGGACAGCAGGCCCCTTCGGAGCCCCTTAAATGGATTTAATGAACTGACCAACGAAGCATAAGGTTTTCACAAATGAGTGCCAGCCTTTGCTCAATTCAAGTGTTCACGTGTGCTTGGAGGTGCTCATTCTTGACATTGCCCAGCTTACTACACAGCTACCACTAAATACTGTTGCTCGTGGTGGCAGTGTTCTGGTGGGGCTTTTTTATTTGATCATGAACTCCTGAATTCAAGCAATCCAGAGACTTAGAAACTCCACAGATCTTTGCCTCATGTCTTCTACTCCATCAACATGGGCTAGGGATGTAGATACATGGGACACTGGCCTAGCTTGTGTGGAATCCTGGGTTCACTGCAGCACAGCAAAAAGAATCATCAAAGTTGTCGTGGATGCTTTAAGTCCAAAGCAGAGAGACTTGATAGAATTAACTGATAGATCACGACAAGTTATTAAGCATTCTGATATATATAaattttcagggctggagagttggctcagtgcttaagagcactttgAAGGACCAGTTGGGTTGGctccaagcacccacatcaggtgattcACAACCTGTAACCAActctagaggatccaatgcctctggcctcacaGGGTACCCTCAAATTATGTGCACAGACACGCAAATATGCAATTTAAAGATAATATGCATTATTTATGGCCAgatatgatggcacacacacacctttaatctcaacattccAGATGCAGGTGTAtatctgagctcaaggccagcctggtctacatagtgacttcctacatagctcctgtctcaaaaaaaaaaaaagacaataatatacattattttaaaatctttttcagAGGAAGTTGGGACAGCATCCTGACAACCTGGGAGGTTAAGTGACAAGGCCAAGATGACACTAAAATCTATCTTCAGCTTTCTCTTGGGACCTTGAATAGGTAGGGTTATAGTtaggagaaatggaagaggataTGGTGGAATGATACCGCCAATGCTTTGACCTTCTGGAAAAGGCAGCATCAGAATGGTTGAGAGTTAACGGGGTTCAGCTGTAAGCCTCTGGGACAGCCTGCAAACTGGAGCCACCACTGGGTGGGGAAGAACCCTGACAAAGCTGAAAAGTGCTAGGTTTAGCTGTagggtttttgcttttttcaagacaatgtttctctaGCCTTgaactgtgtagtcctggaactcctctgtagaccaggctggcctcaaactcacagagatccacctgcctctgcctcctgagtgctgggattaaaggtgtgtgctaccacctcccagcaggaaattttatttttttaaaagatttatcatGTATACACTGTTCTACCTGAttgtatgcctgtaggccagaagagggcaccagatcttattacagatggtgtgggccaccacatggtttctgggaattgaactcaggacctctggaagagcactcagtgctcttaacctctgagccatctctctagccaccccccccttttttttaagatggtcttactatgtagcactggctggtctcaaactcctatttccctgcctctgccatctgagtgcggaagtgtgtgtcaccacactcagcctgCTGTAGAATGTTTAGGGAATGAGCATGGTTTCTGAAAGCTCGGGGTTTTAattccctcccccagcagcatGTGCTACATGCTAGATAAGGTATAGCAACTCGAGATAGTGGAAAGAGGGATCTTATGATGGGGGGATAGGGAATACATTTTGTAAACTTGGAGATAATTGGGTGGTATATTaattaggcagaggcaggcagatctcttgagtttgaggccagcctggtctacaaattgagttccaggacagccagggctacacagagaaactgtatctgaaaaaaaaaatatatatacttctATGATGACATTCTCTTTAGGAGTGGTTATGTAAAAAACATCAACCCCCCAGCTATACAAAGCTTCAGTGAGTGAGTGGAGAACCAGCCCCACGTGTGATCTGCAAGGGTACCACTGTCAAGACTGTGCACGACTCTGGATAGAGGGAGATGAAGTGGTCAACcaagaaaactaaacaaaggcTGTGGTCTGGCACAGTCAGCCCACGAGGGGTGATAATTGTCCCCAGGGACATTTGACAATGTCTGGAGACAGTTCTGGTTGTAACTAGGAGGGGAGATGCCACTAAAAGCTACACTAGAGATGCTTTTAAACATGTTATAACTTGCATGGGTTAGTCTTCCTCAACAGAATTATCGTGCCCCAAATACCAACAATGCAAGCGCTGAGAAAGCCTGGTCCCACAGCACTACCCTGGCAGCCAGAGTGAGCTCTGCCAGATCCAACTctcaccccctgcctctgcttctttcaCATTGCTCTCGGAACAAAGTTCACTCCCTGAAATGACTCAAAAGGAGTACAGCATGTTTCCAATCTCCTCCGCTTACTAAACTGGCTTCAGCCACATGGGTCTTCCCATCACAGCACCAGGTGCTGTTCCCTCAACTGGGAATGCTGCTGTTCG comes from the Peromyscus maniculatus bairdii isolate BWxNUB_F1_BW_parent chromosome X, HU_Pman_BW_mat_3.1, whole genome shotgun sequence genome and includes:
- the Rpl39 gene encoding large ribosomal subunit protein eL39 produces the protein MSSHKTFRIKRFLAKKQKQNRPIPQWIRMKTGNKIRYNSKRRHWRRTKLGL